One Bacteroidota bacterium DNA window includes the following coding sequences:
- a CDS encoding response regulator transcription factor has translation MEIKIVIVDDEADSRNVLKKLLQKFCPNIIVCGEADNVQKARQIIAATKPQAVFLDIQMPKANGFDLLQKYIYVPFEVIFITSYDKYALEAIRFSALDYLLKPVEVEELKRAVKRLETRQDIKNQNEKLTNLLAHIESKEIEKKIAVHVNDKVKFIPLSAITHMEGERNYTLLYNANGEKYSSSKNLGEFEEMLQAYSQFMRISKSCLANINHVSGYSKGEPCVLTIARNFGFEISRRKKQEILEKLKW, from the coding sequence ATGGAAATAAAAATTGTAATAGTTGATGATGAAGCAGACAGCCGCAATGTGCTGAAGAAACTACTTCAGAAATTCTGCCCGAACATTATTGTTTGCGGTGAAGCGGATAATGTTCAGAAAGCAAGGCAAATAATTGCAGCGACAAAACCTCAGGCGGTTTTTCTTGACATACAAATGCCAAAAGCAAATGGGTTTGATCTCTTGCAGAAATATATTTATGTTCCTTTTGAAGTTATATTCATAACCAGCTATGATAAATACGCATTGGAGGCAATCCGCTTCAGCGCACTTGATTATTTACTCAAACCCGTGGAGGTAGAAGAATTGAAACGTGCCGTCAAAAGATTAGAAACCAGGCAAGACATAAAAAATCAGAATGAAAAACTAACTAATCTCCTTGCTCATATCGAAAGCAAAGAGATAGAGAAAAAAATTGCTGTTCATGTCAATGATAAGGTCAAGTTCATTCCTCTAAGCGCAATCACACACATGGAGGGGGAGCGCAACTATACATTACTATATAATGCAAACGGAGAAAAATATTCTTCCTCTAAAAATTTGGGTGAGTTTGAAGAAATGCTGCAAGCATATTCTCAGTTTATGCGTATCAGCAAAAGCTGTCTTGCCAATATTAATCATGTGAGCGGCTACAGCAAGGGAGAGCCATGTGTTTTGACTATTGCTCGTAATTTTGGTTTTGAAATTTCTCGCAGAAAAAAGCAGGAAATTCTTGAGAAATTAAAATGGTAG
- a CDS encoding histidine kinase: MVKIRRYIFLLFFILPLCLVAQQFNFKHVGIEDELPSSECYNIIQDSKGYIWFSTNAGLCRYNGRDLKCFSVSNGLQDNTVFRIHEDKNGYIWFNTISSSVGYIYRDSVHKVEGSKQLQKYLKTGLYQVFSLENDTDGNLLIATNKGIYRLNVKNNFSTVDSLPQKNNLCNLYIKILDGKISMAYHTISIILKKSTISQETIEVDAFHKTLQYDYKIMYGAPGYFTSLMLNSNCVLLSIENVLLEIHADGSYTEKKFPGRILHLYQDADGDVWITVYEKGVFFYRKGNLDSPPIISLSNESISSMMVDQEGGIWATSFVKGVYYCASKKVIAFNNIDGLENNIISLCKLNKHVLCSNASSRFFFVDDTSSIELNEILLDKKVYYYSTKKIGNTIFFLGGIVLSADTGLLHFELIKYKGKSTSDFLYDITQTSQGEIVGINSGELVRVGNMEEVIEFLPARGRCIFTRHNGDVLIGTTEGIYQYKNEKIISPSNQTSLPQGKINKIIEDASNNLIVATDEKGIFIHLNNGMAKIISSKNGLPSDKCNAVVVLENILWVGTNKGLSKIIPSDADYSSVQIENYNTSHGLISNEIMNLEFDGEKLWLATANGLCHMPFSTLQPNKVPPPVYISHIFLHDSILQNHITTFMHDENNLRFILEALTYKSADKTYSYRLLGADSTWHTTLSNEINFSNLASGQYTLQAKAYNNDGIASTIPVSFSFVVLNPFWQTWWFISLEIIILIGCGYLYIYYRMKKIKKQEVEKTSINKQLAEYQMVALRAQMNPHFVFNAINSIQSYILNNDSQFAYDYLAKFSKLIRQVLSNSQHSSISLEKELEALKLYIELEQTRFKERFDFEILVDDNLPIEEIKVPTLLIQPYLENAIWHGIMHLNESKKGKLKVHLFLNVSVLKIIIEDNGIGRERSTLLKKESTHESFGMMLSEKRVDILKAINVKADIRIIDLYNDNKFSVGTRVEIDLPTYN; encoded by the coding sequence TCCTCAGTAGGTTATATCTATAGGGATAGTGTACATAAGGTTGAAGGCAGTAAACAACTTCAGAAATATTTAAAAACGGGATTGTATCAGGTGTTTTCATTGGAAAATGATACGGATGGGAATTTGTTGATTGCTACGAATAAAGGAATCTATCGTCTGAATGTAAAAAATAATTTTTCTACCGTTGATTCGCTTCCACAGAAAAACAATCTCTGTAATCTTTACATAAAAATCCTTGATGGAAAAATATCTATGGCATACCACACTATCAGTATAATATTAAAAAAATCCACAATCAGCCAGGAGACAATAGAAGTGGACGCCTTTCATAAAACACTTCAATACGATTATAAGATAATGTATGGAGCACCGGGTTATTTTACTTCTTTAATGCTGAACTCTAATTGTGTATTATTAAGTATTGAAAATGTGCTTTTGGAAATTCATGCAGATGGTTCGTACACTGAAAAAAAATTTCCCGGACGCATTCTGCATTTATACCAGGACGCTGACGGAGATGTTTGGATAACTGTTTACGAGAAGGGTGTGTTTTTTTACAGAAAAGGAAATCTCGACAGCCCGCCAATTATTTCTCTCAGCAATGAGTCGATTTCTTCTATGATGGTTGACCAGGAAGGCGGAATATGGGCAACTTCTTTTGTGAAAGGAGTTTACTACTGTGCTTCAAAAAAAGTGATTGCCTTTAATAATATAGATGGACTTGAAAATAATATTATCTCACTTTGCAAATTGAATAAACATGTTCTATGTAGCAACGCTTCTTCCCGTTTCTTTTTCGTGGACGATACAAGTTCCATTGAATTGAATGAAATATTGTTAGATAAGAAGGTATATTACTATAGCACAAAAAAAATAGGTAACACTATTTTTTTTCTTGGCGGCATAGTTCTTAGTGCCGATACTGGTTTACTCCATTTTGAATTAATAAAGTATAAGGGAAAAAGTACTTCAGATTTCTTGTACGATATAACACAAACATCACAGGGCGAAATAGTAGGAATCAATTCCGGAGAGTTAGTACGGGTTGGAAACATGGAAGAGGTAATAGAATTTCTGCCTGCAAGAGGCAGATGTATTTTTACCCGGCATAATGGAGATGTTCTTATCGGTACTACGGAAGGAATTTATCAATACAAAAATGAAAAAATTATTTCTCCTTCAAATCAGACGAGTTTGCCTCAAGGTAAAATCAATAAAATAATAGAAGATGCTTCAAACAACTTGATTGTTGCAACTGACGAAAAGGGAATTTTTATTCACCTTAATAATGGCATGGCAAAAATTATTTCTTCTAAAAACGGACTGCCTTCTGATAAATGCAATGCGGTTGTTGTATTGGAAAACATTCTTTGGGTAGGAACCAATAAAGGGTTGAGTAAAATTATTCCTTCTGATGCCGATTATTCTTCCGTCCAGATAGAAAATTACAACACATCACATGGATTGATCTCCAATGAAATAATGAATTTGGAGTTTGACGGTGAAAAATTATGGCTGGCCACTGCAAATGGTTTATGTCATATGCCATTTTCAACATTACAACCAAACAAAGTTCCCCCTCCGGTTTATATCAGTCATATTTTTTTACACGATAGTATTTTACAAAATCACATAACAACTTTTATGCATGACGAAAATAATCTGCGTTTCATTCTTGAAGCACTTACTTATAAATCTGCCGACAAAACATATTCTTATCGCTTGCTTGGAGCAGATTCAACCTGGCATACAACTCTCAGTAACGAAATAAATTTTAGCAATCTGGCTTCCGGGCAATATACGCTACAAGCTAAAGCGTATAACAATGATGGCATCGCCAGCACTATTCCCGTATCATTCAGCTTTGTAGTATTAAATCCTTTTTGGCAAACGTGGTGGTTTATTTCATTGGAAATTATTATTCTGATAGGTTGCGGATATTTATATATCTATTACAGAATGAAAAAAATAAAAAAACAAGAAGTAGAAAAAACAAGCATTAATAAGCAGCTGGCAGAATATCAAATGGTAGCTCTTCGGGCACAAATGAACCCGCATTTTGTATTCAACGCAATCAATAGCATACAGAGCTACATTTTGAATAACGATAGTCAGTTTGCGTATGATTATCTTGCAAAGTTTAGCAAACTCATTAGGCAAGTGCTTTCTAATTCTCAGCATAGCTCAATTAGTTTAGAAAAAGAATTAGAGGCATTAAAACTTTATATAGAGCTGGAGCAAACAAGGTTCAAAGAAAGATTTGATTTTGAAATTTTAGTAGATGATAATTTACCAATTGAAGAAATTAAAGTACCCACTTTGCTTATACAACCGTATCTTGAAAATGCAATATGGCACGGTATTATGCATTTAAATGAAAGTAAAAAAGGAAAACTAAAAGTGCATCTTTTCTTAAATGTAAGTGTTCTTAAAATTATAATAGAAGATAATGGGATTGGCAGAGAGCGTTCTACACTCTTAAAAAAAGAAAGCACGCATGAGTCTTTTGGAATGATGCTTTCAGAAAAAAGAGTAGATATTCTTAAGGCTATTAATGTTAAGGCAGATATCAGAATTATCGATTTGTACAATGACAATAAGTTTTCTGTAGGCACCCGTGTGGAAATTGATTTGCCAACGTATAATTAA
- a CDS encoding DNA replication/repair protein RecF: protein MTLHKLSLVSFKNYAHADVIFSERFNCIVGNNGEGKTNLLDAIHYLSFTKSYFNPIDSQNIFHDAPLFVIQGEFKVGEKEEEVYPVGQEPQSCEVYCAQKKSERKQVKLNKKEVTRFADHIGMFPVVMTSPSDIELILEGSEIRRKFADSIISQYDRAYLEDIIAYTKVLLQRNAQLKQFSRKGSFDADALKIWDAQLVEFGKRIFNKRKEFSAEFEPIFQKYYELISGGKEKVEIAYQSQLSKGDFEALLNESQDKDRVMEYSTVGVHKDDWEFRMGESESANSFSRNYPAKKFASQGQQKSYLLAVKLAQFEFVKQHKQIIPILMLDDIHDKLDEHRTKRLIELVNTNDFGQVFITDTSKERIQKLFKGVNSETKLFKVKDGSIFE, encoded by the coding sequence TTGACCCTTCATAAACTATCTCTCGTGAGTTTCAAAAACTATGCTCACGCAGATGTGATTTTTTCCGAACGTTTCAATTGCATAGTCGGAAATAACGGAGAAGGCAAAACCAATCTGCTGGATGCCATTCATTATCTCTCTTTCACAAAAAGTTATTTCAATCCGATTGATTCTCAGAATATTTTTCACGATGCTCCTTTGTTTGTGATACAAGGAGAATTCAAAGTGGGGGAGAAGGAAGAAGAAGTTTACCCCGTTGGACAGGAGCCGCAGTCCTGCGAGGTTTACTGCGCTCAGAAAAAAAGCGAGCGAAAACAAGTCAAGCTGAATAAAAAAGAAGTCACGCGTTTTGCCGACCATATCGGAATGTTTCCCGTAGTGATGACTTCGCCTTCTGATATTGAATTGATTCTGGAAGGAAGTGAGATACGCAGGAAGTTTGCCGACAGCATCATTTCTCAATACGACCGCGCGTATCTTGAAGATATTATTGCTTACACAAAAGTTCTTCTGCAGAGGAATGCCCAGTTGAAACAGTTTTCAAGGAAGGGAAGTTTTGATGCGGATGCTCTGAAGATTTGGGATGCGCAGTTAGTAGAATTCGGAAAAAGGATTTTCAATAAGAGAAAAGAATTTTCTGCCGAGTTTGAACCGATATTTCAGAAATACTATGAACTGATTTCAGGAGGAAAAGAAAAAGTGGAGATTGCGTATCAATCGCAGTTAAGCAAAGGAGATTTTGAAGCATTGCTCAACGAATCGCAGGATAAAGACCGGGTGATGGAATATTCCACCGTTGGAGTTCACAAAGATGATTGGGAATTCAGGATGGGAGAATCCGAGTCAGCGAATTCTTTCTCCAGAAACTATCCTGCAAAAAAATTCGCATCACAAGGGCAGCAGAAATCTTATTTGCTTGCCGTGAAGCTCGCGCAGTTTGAATTTGTGAAACAGCACAAGCAGATAATTCCCATCCTCATGCTCGATGATATTCATGACAAGCTGGACGAACATAGAACCAAACGATTAATTGAACTGGTAAACACCAATGATTTCGGGCAGGTATTTATCACCGATACAAGCAAAGAAAGGATTCAAAAACTTTTTAAAGGAGTTAATTCAGAAACAAAACTTTTCAAAGTGAAGGATGGAAGTATTTTCGAATAA
- a CDS encoding tetratricopeptide repeat protein, whose product MAEKDEPIVDVQESISKAERYIEENKKSLSIIVGAVVVLVGGYFAWTKLYLAPLEEEAQGQMYTAEHYFEKDSLNKAINGDGQFLGFKDIADQYGLTSSGNLAHMYLGLCYLHTGKFEDAISELKEYDGDDLMLAPISVGAIGDAYSELGKQDDAIDQYMKAAETNKNNFTTPIYLMKAATLYESQGKYADAVKIYEQLKTDFPEAREGRDVEKYISRAKMKGGLN is encoded by the coding sequence ATGGCAGAAAAAGATGAACCCATTGTTGATGTTCAGGAATCCATCAGCAAAGCGGAGCGGTACATAGAAGAAAACAAAAAGAGTTTATCTATTATCGTTGGCGCAGTAGTAGTGCTGGTAGGCGGCTATTTTGCCTGGACAAAACTTTATCTCGCACCGCTGGAAGAAGAAGCGCAGGGTCAGATGTATACGGCAGAGCATTATTTTGAAAAAGATTCTCTCAACAAAGCCATCAACGGTGACGGGCAGTTTCTCGGTTTTAAAGATATTGCTGACCAATACGGATTAACATCTTCAGGAAATCTCGCGCACATGTATCTCGGGCTTTGCTATCTGCACACCGGCAAGTTTGAAGATGCCATCAGCGAGTTGAAAGAATACGATGGCGATGACCTGATGCTTGCTCCTATTTCTGTTGGGGCGATTGGTGATGCGTATTCAGAACTCGGAAAACAAGACGATGCCATTGACCAATACATGAAAGCCGCTGAAACCAATAAAAATAATTTCACCACTCCCATTTACCTGATGAAAGCCGCAACGCTTTATGAATCTCAGGGCAAATATGCTGATGCGGTAAAAATATACGAGCAGTTGAAAACTGATTTCCCTGAAGCGCGTGAAGGGCGTGATGTGGAGAAATATATTTCCCGCGCCAAAATGAAAGGCGGTTTGAATTAA
- a CDS encoding DUF721 domain-containing protein → MSSNEQPLKDAIGSFLKSSRLSGKLAEQKIIDGWEKHMGKMIAKHTKEISIRNKKLYLHLDSAPLKQELFYSREKLIKILNEEAGEEVILDIVFR, encoded by the coding sequence ATGAGCAGCAACGAACAACCCCTGAAAGACGCCATTGGCTCGTTCCTGAAATCCTCGCGGCTCTCAGGCAAGCTTGCCGAGCAGAAAATAATTGACGGCTGGGAAAAGCACATGGGCAAAATGATTGCCAAACACACCAAAGAAATCTCCATACGCAATAAAAAACTTTATCTCCATCTTGACTCCGCACCGCTCAAGCAGGAACTTTTTTACTCCCGCGAAAAACTTATTAAAATACTGAATGAAGAAGCCGGAGAAGAAGTGATTCTGGATATTGTGTTCAGGTAA
- a CDS encoding 6,7-dimethyl-8-ribityllumazine synthase, with translation MSSSVKNPSSNYKVELLFPDSIRIGVVVAEWHPEITEALYQGAEKVLLENGIKKENILRKNVPGSFELPLGAQQLIDKTKAIVCLGCVIKGETDHYQFICDAVANGIMHVGLKLNIPVSFGVLTTDTVEQAKERAGGNHGNKGEEAAFTSLKMIEKRNS, from the coding sequence ATGTCTTCTTCCGTAAAAAATCCATCTTCGAATTACAAGGTCGAACTTTTATTTCCTGACTCCATACGAATTGGCGTGGTGGTGGCGGAGTGGCATCCTGAAATTACTGAGGCATTATATCAGGGAGCAGAAAAAGTTCTTCTTGAAAATGGAATCAAAAAAGAAAACATCCTTCGAAAAAATGTTCCCGGCAGTTTTGAATTGCCTCTCGGTGCTCAACAATTGATTGATAAAACAAAAGCCATTGTTTGCCTGGGTTGTGTAATCAAAGGGGAAACCGATCATTACCAATTCATTTGTGATGCTGTTGCTAACGGCATCATGCATGTCGGATTAAAGTTAAACATTCCGGTGTCTTTCGGAGTATTAACAACGGATACGGTCGAACAGGCGAAGGAGCGCGCAGGAGGAAACCATGGGAACAAAGGAGAAGAAGCGGCTTTTACCTCACTGAAAATGATAGAGAAAAGAAATTCTTGA